One segment of Eschrichtius robustus isolate mEscRob2 chromosome 3, mEscRob2.pri, whole genome shotgun sequence DNA contains the following:
- the UBXN10 gene encoding UBX domain-containing protein 10, with product MATEAPVNTAPPECNTVVSTAAGSFIWQPDSLNTHVTRPKSAKGRTRPSLHKPAGTEGCCSLTPSSPPAIPCESPSSQKPAACTPRSPSQGAPDEIPELLQQVPIGASSSLNKYPVLPSINRKTLEEAALETVAKKAGSLQLSSTQALYQAETCTVKTSEEGSRAQPCSPERKCIVRTKRQSSYRARDLEEPSDQEPRLLLAVRSPSGRRFVHPFRPTDDLHTVVAVAEHKNEATYRHSSIETMEVPRRHFSDLTKSLQECGILHKSVLGISQEDGEGWS from the coding sequence ATGGCCACGGAAGCCCCTGTGAATACAGCCCCCCCTGAATGCAACACTGTTGTCAGCACAGCAGCTGGCAGCTTCATTTGGCAGCCAGACTCACTAAACACGCACGTCACAAGGCCCAAGTCCGCCAAGGGACGCACTCGGCCAAGTCTGCATAAGCCCGCGGGCACGGAGGGATGCTGCAGTCTCACGCCATCTTCACCTCCAGCCATTCCCTGCGAGTCGCCGAGCAGCCAGAAACCGGCAGCCTGCACACCCAGATCTCCAAGTCAGGGAGCCCCCGATGAGATCCCGGAGCTGCTGCAGCAGGTGCCCATAGGGGCATCGTCTTCCCTCAATAAATACCCAGTCCTTCCTTCCATCAACAGGAAGACCCTGGAGGAGGCGGCCCTGGAAACAGTTGCTAAAAAGGCTGGTTCCCTGCAGCTGAGCAGCACCCAGGCTCTTTACCAAGCGGAGACCTGCACCGTGAAGACGAGTGAAGAAGGTTCCCGAGCTCAACCTTGTTCCCCGGAGAGGAAATGCATCGTGCGGACCAAGAGACAAAGCTCCTACAGGGCCAGAGACCTGGAGGAACCGTCAGATCAAGAGCCAAGGCTGCTGCTTGCCGTCAGATCACCGTCAGGACGAAGGTTTGTCCACCCTTTCCGGCCAACTGATGACTTACACACCGTTGTCGCCGTGGCCGAACACAAGAACGAGGCCACCTACCGACACAGCAGCATTGAAACGATGGAGGTGCCCAGGAGACATTTCTCTGACCTCACCAAGTCTCTGCAGGAGTGCGGAATCCTCCACAAGTCGGTGCTGGGCATCTCGCAGGAAGATGGGGAGGGATGGTCCTGA